In Rhizoctonia solani chromosome 7, complete sequence, one DNA window encodes the following:
- a CDS encoding metallo-beta-lactamase superfamily protein, with the protein MNSLYTLGLRQTASINGDLEKLRSGDASPDYKISTSLAGFNRTIDDYETMAKKEMIKAKQEKAFMRVSKFRADATELRAEFDRVKNQVANAKAKANRDDLLGDANQAGSSIPRQRFNTNNPSNTGEHSENPFAASAQPTYNLREDHALREHSFIDSTENQLDAFIAQGREVLDNLVDQRNMLKGTQRRLLDAANTLGLSRDVIGWIEKRTMTKLPPGFTHEIKHHLTHDPPYDARTQVPFVDLDNYCCGAHGLSILITTEAGNGIHRVLFDTGPEPKSITRNLAALQTPTESIERIVLSHWHRDHSGGIVAALEQIALARAKKQDGSGDSSTDSPPVVDLHPDRPIARGIAPPPTGKVICRLPEDPTHSDVLAAGGVVETHLEGHLVAGNSVWVSGEIPRVTSFETGLLGGVRWREFHSTASDETRGEWVPEEDIMDERYVAIDVLGKGLVILSACSHAGICNVIHAATTAFPERPIHAIVGGFHLAGPELQDRVGPTVDFISERLIPTPSYVLPMHCTGFNAKVALAQALGDACVPAGSGISVEFKGIDSQADERLMGARIHD; encoded by the exons ATGAATTCCTTGTATACGCTCGGGCTCAGGCAGACTGCTTCTATTAATGGCGACTTGGAAAAGCTACGCTCTGGGGATGCTTCTCCAGATTACAAG ATATCTACCTCTTTGGCAGGCTTCAACAGAACAATTGATGACTATGAGACAATGGCCAAAAAGGAGATGATCAAGGCGAAGCAAGAGAAAGCATTCAT GCGGGTATCCAAGTTTCGCGCTGATGCTACAGAATTACGTGCGGAGTTTGACCGAGTGAAGAATCAGGTTGCCAACGCG AAAGCAAAAGCCAACAGGGACGATCTCTTGGGTGATGCGAACCAAGCTGGTTCATCTATACCACGGCAACGGTTCAACACTAACAATCCATCAAACACGGGAGAACACTCTGAAAATCCCTTTGCTGCATCAGCACAGCCAACATACAACCTGCGAGAAGATCACGCTCTGCGAGAACACTCGTTTATTGATTCGACGGAGAATCAGCTAGATGCATTCATCGCACAGGGCCGTGAAGTTTTGGACAACTTGGTGGATCAGCGGAACATGCTCAAGGGAACCCAACGTAGGCTTTTGGACGCCGCCAACACCTTGGGATTGAGTAGGGATGTAATAGGCTGGATTGAGAAGCGAAC GATGACCAAACTGCCTCCAGGCTTTACTCATGAAATAAAGCATCATCTAACACATGACCCTCCGTACGACGCGCGAACGCAAGTTCCTTTCGTCGACCTTGACAACTATTGCTGTG GTGCACATGGGTTATCAATCTTGATT ACAACCGAAGCAGGGAACGGGATTCACCGAGTGCTCTTCGACACCGGCCCTGAACCCAAAAGTATCACGAGGAATCTCGCGGCCTTGCAAACCCCAACAGAGTCGATAGAACGTATCGTACTCTCCCACTGGCATCGTGATCATTCGGGTGGTATTGTTGCGGCTCTTGAGCAAATTGCCCTCGCTCGGGCGAAGAAGCAAGATGGATCAGGCGATTCAAGCACAGATTCTCCGCCCGTTGTTGATCTCCATCCAGACCGACCCATTGCTCGAGGCATTGCACCACCACCTACCGGAAAGGTTATTTGTCGGCTTCCCGAGGACCCAACACATTCTGATGTTCTTGCTGCCGGGGGAGTGGTAGAGACTCATTTGGAAGGGCATCTAGTCGCGGGGAATAGTGTATGGGTCAGTGGTGAGATTCCACGGGTAACAAGCTTCGAAACTGGCCTGCTCGGTGGTGTCCGATGGCGTGAATTCCATTCTACAGCCTCCGACGAGACTCGGGGTGAATGGGTGCCGGAAGAA GATATCATGGACGAGAGATACGTTGCCATTGATGTACTTGGGAAAGGACTGGTGATCCTGAGCGC CTGTTCACATGCAGGTATATGCAACGTGATACATGCCGCGACCACTGCATTTCCAGAGCGGCCTATACACGCGATTGTTGGTGGTTTCCATTTAGCCGGACCCGAGCTTCAAGACCGTGTGGGCCCGACAGTCGACTTCATCTCTGAACGACTTATTCCGACTCCCTCGTATGTTTTACCAATGCATTGCACCGGGTTTAATGCGAAGGTCGCCCTGGCTCAAGCGCTCGGTGATGCCTGCGTACCCGCCGGCTCGGGAATAAGCGTTGAGTTCAAAGGTATCGACTCACAGGCAGACGAACGTTTGATGGGGGCACGCATACACGATTGA
- a CDS encoding flavin reductase-like domain protein has protein sequence MATTRDAPRADFNPEPAFQYTLPPNKDWKVGQPFNEDGPSALAAEWAKGYEGGWQTFETGNEKPADIYRLMISGIIPRPIAFVSSLSASGTPNLAPFSYFSMVCHNPPLVSVSFTHGPTRHKDSSINIRETKQFTVNIISEPWVEGANWCSTDAPYETEEWVGSGLTKAESTFVKPARVKESAFSMECELFSLQDISPPGSNTVTGTLVLGHVKAIHVRKDVWVNDGKGIGMVDPVKLRAISRMGGTTYGRVGEGFEIPRLSGMISRKTLQKSRRKSRHASVGSPT, from the exons ATGGCTACAACTCGTGATGCACCCAGGGCCGATTTTAACCCGGAGCCGGCATTCCAATATACCCTACCGCCCAACAAAGACTGGAAAGTCGGGCAGCCATTTAATGAGGACGGGCCCAGTGCTCTCGCTGCAGAATGGGCCAAAGGCTATGAAGGAGGATGGCAGACGTTTGAGACCGGCAACGAGAAACCTGC AGATATCTATCGCCTTATGATCTCAGGAATTATTCCCAGGCCGATTGCCTTCGTGTCTTCTTTGAGCGCCAGCGGAACCCCCAACCTAGCTCCATTCAG CTATTTCTCGATGGTTTGCCATAATCCTCCTTTGGTTTCGGTGTCTTTTACCCATGGCCCAACTCGCCACAAAGATTCTTCCATTAACATCCGCGAAACGAAGCAGTTTACTGTCAATATCATTAGCGAGCCCTGGGTTGAAGGTGCCAACTGGTGCAGTACAGATGCCCCCTATGAAACTGAAGAATGGGTGGGGTCGGGCTTGACCAAGGCTGAGAGT ACTTTCGTGAAACCTGCGAGAGTCAAAGAGAGTGCCTTTTCCATGGAGTGCGAATTGTTTTCACTCCAGGACATTTCTCCTCCTGGCTCGAATACCGTAACTGGAACTCTGGTGCTAGGTCACGTAAAAGCTATTCATGTCCGAAAGGACGTATGGGTCAACGATGGGAAGGGTATTGGAATGGTTGATCCTGTCAAG CTAAGAGCTATATCTCGCATGGGAGGTACGACTTATGGACGAGTTGGAGAAGGATTCGAAATCCCGCGCCTGTCTGGAATGATATCAAGGAAGACGTTGCAAAAATCCCGAAGAAAGAGTAGGCATGCGTCTGTGGGTTCTCCTACCTGA